One genomic region from Capillibacterium thermochitinicola encodes:
- a CDS encoding zinc-dependent alcohol dehydrogenase produces the protein MEIPKKMLAAQLVARGQIEVREVDVPVPGPGEVLIRVEACGICGTDVTIRDHGMPGEPPMPFTMGHEYAGVVVQLGPTVDEFKVGDRVASEVHKGCGRCHNCIMGNYTACLNFGKLEKGHSASGMTTNGGFAQYAIKHVNTLYKMPDEISFEEAAIITTAGSAFYAIDAVGGYLAGDTVAIIGPGPIGLALAQAAKALGADKVILTGTRKSRLELGKKMGADYTVNVREGEDPVKLVKELTGGIGADVVFDAAGVGSSLDDALNLVRPGGAIVLVAFYHGPVTVDINKAVVRNVNLYTVRGEGRRNVRRSLSMAAQRKIDLRPLITHEFPLKDINKAFDTFTQRIDNAMKVIVHPQR, from the coding sequence ATGGAGATCCCGAAAAAAATGCTGGCGGCGCAACTGGTCGCCCGCGGGCAGATTGAAGTGCGCGAGGTCGATGTTCCGGTTCCGGGCCCCGGTGAAGTGTTGATCCGGGTGGAAGCCTGTGGGATCTGCGGTACCGATGTGACCATCCGTGACCACGGGATGCCCGGTGAACCGCCGATGCCTTTCACCATGGGCCATGAGTATGCCGGGGTGGTGGTCCAGTTGGGCCCCACGGTTGACGAGTTTAAAGTCGGGGACCGGGTGGCGTCGGAAGTGCATAAGGGCTGCGGCCGTTGCCACAACTGTATAATGGGGAACTATACGGCGTGTCTAAACTTTGGCAAATTGGAGAAAGGCCATTCCGCCAGTGGGATGACGACGAACGGCGGTTTTGCCCAATATGCCATTAAGCACGTCAACACCCTCTATAAAATGCCCGACGAAATCTCTTTTGAAGAAGCGGCGATCATTACCACCGCCGGGTCCGCCTTTTACGCCATTGATGCCGTGGGCGGATATTTGGCCGGCGATACGGTGGCGATTATCGGCCCCGGACCGATTGGCCTGGCTTTGGCCCAAGCGGCAAAGGCCTTGGGTGCCGATAAAGTGATTCTTACCGGAACCCGGAAAAGCCGTCTCGAACTTGGGAAAAAGATGGGGGCCGATTATACCGTCAATGTGCGCGAAGGAGAGGACCCGGTTAAATTAGTTAAAGAGTTGACGGGCGGGATCGGTGCCGATGTAGTCTTTGATGCCGCCGGTGTCGGCAGTTCGCTGGATGATGCCTTAAATCTGGTCCGCCCGGGCGGGGCCATCGTACTCGTGGCTTTCTATCATGGGCCGGTCACCGTCGATATCAACAAGGCCGTTGTGCGTAATGTCAACCTTTATACCGTGCGCGGTGAAGGGCGGCGCAACGTCCGCCGGTCCTTATCCATGGCGGCGCAGCGGAAGATCGATTTAAGGCCTTTGATCACCCATGAGTTCCCCTTAAAGGATATTAATAAGGCCTTCGACACGTTTACGCAGCGGATCGATAACGCGATGAAGGTAATTGTCCATCCCCAAAGGTAA
- a CDS encoding TAXI family TRAP transporter solute-binding subunit, translating to MTRRRLFVGLMVVALIVCMSTTLFGAASVRRYAYSASNPGGVWYTMCGGIVKLLQEKLPSNIRVDMIASGGSVLNTRRLASGEADLTMAYSTHLWECWNGEGIMKGRPNDNPRIMFEIYKSDHYFVTLANSGIKSMKDLEGKRVVLGPPGSGSSDNSRFTLRTLGINAIESELAFGDAAQALAEGKVHAMGMSGSPAAGLVEVAATRDIYIIPFTDEELDKIVSAGPFFSKGVMPANTYQGQTKDVPVFMFTVYQVASKNVPADDVYEMMKVCFSPEGKEYLGAVHPYWKTMKNDPELVKALGIPYHPGAERFWREQEQKK from the coding sequence ATGACAAGAAGACGTTTGTTTGTCGGCTTGATGGTTGTCGCGTTAATTGTTTGCATGAGCACCACTTTGTTCGGCGCGGCTTCCGTGCGGCGTTATGCTTACAGCGCCAGTAACCCCGGCGGGGTCTGGTATACGATGTGCGGCGGGATCGTCAAGTTGCTTCAGGAAAAACTGCCCTCCAATATCCGGGTTGACATGATCGCCAGCGGCGGTTCGGTGCTGAACACCCGGCGGTTGGCTTCGGGTGAAGCGGACCTGACCATGGCCTACTCGACCCACCTGTGGGAGTGCTGGAACGGCGAAGGGATCATGAAAGGCCGTCCCAACGACAACCCGCGGATTATGTTTGAGATCTACAAGAGCGACCACTATTTCGTGACCCTGGCCAACAGCGGAATTAAAAGCATGAAAGATCTCGAAGGGAAACGGGTGGTTCTTGGCCCTCCGGGTTCCGGTTCCAGTGACAACTCCCGGTTTACCTTAAGAACCCTTGGCATCAACGCCATCGAATCCGAACTGGCCTTTGGCGATGCTGCCCAAGCCCTGGCCGAAGGGAAAGTCCATGCCATGGGGATGAGCGGTTCCCCGGCAGCCGGTCTGGTTGAGGTAGCGGCCACCCGTGATATCTACATTATTCCTTTCACCGATGAAGAACTGGACAAGATCGTATCGGCCGGACCCTTCTTCTCCAAAGGGGTCATGCCCGCCAATACATATCAAGGCCAAACCAAAGACGTGCCAGTCTTTATGTTCACCGTTTACCAAGTCGCCAGCAAGAACGTGCCGGCTGATGACGTTTACGAAATGATGAAAGTCTGCTTCAGTCCGGAAGGGAAAGAATACCTTGGTGCGGTCCACCCCTATTGGAAGACGATGAAGAACGATCCGGAGCTGGTGAAAGCGTTGGGTATTCCTTACCATCCGGGTGCTGAACGTTTCTGGCGCGAGCAAGAACAAAAAAAGTAA
- a CDS encoding TRAP transporter permease, giving the protein MAKKRDNLNRFFQTAVGIIAFGFSAFYFYTAGFGIFSSESHRGIYLLVTFLLSILLYPASRKYPKSKVLYVVDAIFVAMACSSVLYWMLQYKEYAIYRAGWTNQWDLIFGLLVMLVSLEVTRRVMGNVLPIIGLVMLGLTYFGPYLPGIFNHGGIRLSSMVEYYYYTDGIFGTIVNTFATYIVPFLIFGAFLNNTGGGDFFMDLATSLTGHIAGGPALIAVFSSSIFGSISGSGVANVVATGTFTIPMMKKVGYKPEFAGAVEAAASAGGQLLPPVMGAAAFVLATLTQQPYSTIALISFAPAILYYIALGFMVYFRARRSGLQGLPREELPKFSEVMKKGWYYLFTIVVVVVVIALGYPAPRTAFWGSVFVVFCSMLRKETRFTFDKLIKTFREAGTSALSVGATAGTLGIVMASLTLSGLGVKFSSLILSVGQGNLFLTLVLVAFIATIIGMGLPTTASYIILSILAAPSLIQLGIDPVPAHMVCLWFAVISNITPPVCVAAFAGASIAGAHPMKTGLNAVPLGLFMYILPFFFIYEPAIFVYGQELAVSVKIIASLLISIACFAAGFQGWFFRNLRTWERAVFLLASPLLVDTRFFTDIFGYIVVVAMAVYTYKTKKQAANPQIAA; this is encoded by the coding sequence TTGGCCAAAAAACGGGATAACCTGAACAGGTTTTTCCAAACAGCCGTCGGCATCATTGCTTTTGGTTTTTCCGCCTTTTATTTCTATACCGCTGGGTTTGGTATTTTTTCCAGCGAGTCCCACCGGGGGATCTATCTGCTCGTCACCTTCCTGCTCAGTATCTTGCTCTATCCGGCCAGCAGGAAATATCCGAAGAGTAAAGTCTTATACGTGGTGGATGCGATCTTTGTGGCTATGGCCTGCTCGTCGGTGCTCTACTGGATGTTGCAGTATAAGGAGTATGCAATCTACCGGGCCGGTTGGACCAACCAGTGGGATTTGATCTTTGGTCTTCTGGTAATGCTGGTTTCGCTTGAAGTAACCCGCCGGGTCATGGGGAATGTCTTGCCCATCATTGGCCTGGTCATGCTTGGCTTAACCTATTTTGGCCCCTATCTGCCCGGGATCTTCAATCACGGGGGCATCCGTTTATCGTCGATGGTTGAGTATTATTACTACACCGATGGGATCTTCGGGACCATTGTCAACACCTTCGCGACCTATATTGTGCCATTCCTTATCTTTGGCGCTTTTTTGAACAACACCGGTGGCGGCGATTTCTTTATGGATCTGGCCACTTCGCTAACGGGGCATATTGCCGGCGGCCCGGCGTTAATTGCCGTGTTCAGCAGCTCAATTTTTGGTTCGATCTCCGGGAGCGGGGTCGCCAATGTGGTGGCTACCGGAACCTTTACGATTCCGATGATGAAAAAGGTCGGTTATAAACCGGAGTTTGCCGGGGCCGTGGAAGCGGCGGCTTCAGCCGGCGGTCAGCTTTTGCCCCCGGTGATGGGCGCCGCTGCCTTTGTTCTGGCGACCCTGACCCAGCAGCCCTACTCGACCATTGCCCTGATTAGTTTTGCGCCGGCCATCCTCTACTACATTGCCCTTGGCTTTATGGTCTATTTCCGGGCGCGCCGTAGCGGGTTACAGGGTCTACCCCGGGAAGAACTGCCCAAGTTCAGCGAGGTAATGAAGAAGGGCTGGTATTATCTCTTCACCATCGTTGTGGTGGTGGTTGTGATCGCCTTGGGCTATCCCGCACCGCGGACAGCGTTCTGGGGCTCGGTCTTTGTGGTGTTCTGCAGTATGCTGCGGAAAGAGACCCGCTTTACCTTTGATAAACTGATCAAGACTTTCCGCGAAGCCGGGACCAGCGCCTTAAGTGTAGGGGCGACGGCCGGGACTTTGGGGATTGTCATGGCGAGCCTGACTTTGTCCGGTTTGGGCGTGAAGTTTTCCAGCCTGATTCTCTCGGTGGGGCAGGGGAATCTGTTCCTGACCCTTGTTCTGGTTGCTTTTATCGCCACCATCATCGGGATGGGCTTGCCGACGACCGCTTCCTACATTATTCTGTCGATACTTGCGGCCCCGTCCTTAATTCAATTGGGGATTGATCCGGTGCCCGCCCATATGGTCTGCCTGTGGTTCGCGGTCATCTCCAATATCACGCCGCCGGTCTGTGTGGCAGCCTTTGCCGGGGCCAGTATTGCCGGCGCGCACCCGATGAAAACCGGGTTAAACGCGGTACCCCTTGGGCTCTTCATGTACATTCTGCCCTTCTTCTTCATTTACGAACCGGCTATCTTTGTCTATGGACAGGAGCTAGCGGTTAGCGTAAAGATCATTGCGAGTCTACTGATTTCAATTGCTTGTTTTGCGGCCGGTTTCCAAGGCTGGTTCTTCCGGAACTTACGCACTTGGGAAAGGGCGGTCTTCTTGCTGGCTTCGCCGCTTTTGGTTGACACCCGGTTCTTTACCGATATTTTTGGTTACATTGTCGTTGTGGCGATGGCCGTTTACACTTACAAAACCAAGAAGCAGGCCGCTAATCCGCAGATTGCGGCTTGA
- a CDS encoding cupin domain-containing protein, translating to MKKITLEEQPLIKIENRKGLYHRNIIDKSMGAKNFTFHYAKMEEGGHGVAHSHPENEHFLFVISGELELRNEQESHRVPAGSGIFVFPGEVHEVINVNKGPTEYFVMYSPPRE from the coding sequence ATGAAGAAGATTACGCTGGAAGAACAACCGTTGATTAAGATCGAAAACCGGAAAGGACTATACCACCGGAACATTATCGATAAGAGTATGGGGGCAAAAAACTTCACCTTCCATTATGCCAAGATGGAAGAGGGCGGGCACGGGGTTGCCCACAGTCATCCAGAAAACGAACATTTCTTATTCGTGATCTCCGGTGAACTGGAACTGAGAAATGAGCAAGAATCCCACCGGGTACCGGCGGGATCAGGGATCTTTGTCTTCCCGGGCGAGGTCCATGAAGTAATCAATGTCAACAAGGGGCCGACCGAATACTTTGTGATGTACAGCCCGCCCCGGGAATAA
- a CDS encoding ABC transporter substrate-binding protein → MKNKKLILILAAVLVVVVAAVFLLNTQRAAKPSTFKLGILLPYTGTFAAVAKTQQQGVLLAVEQRNAEGGLNMPWGKVKIEYEDMDDEANINTGVRRFRYLRDQGAHAVVGQTWAAVSLAINELCIRDPYPYFPVNVAPLDSYRKGKMGDCTYAAGYTPWTVGYMAGKAAITDLGKKRIFYLGRSDSWGWDIRDGLAAAAKKYGGEIIGQLEVAQGTSDFTTVLEQVRAAKPDVFISAQFGGDAISLLKQCYDMGLNKEMTIFNSFLTNVVAQGLPLEARENIYGMHFFYYDLTGFEDAETVKLAAEYSKAFMDKWGTPPDAYATIAYIAVQQLFDAVEKAGSFDQADIRRAIEQNPEFMSVKGPAYWREDHQAVYEYAGFLVRGKGRNEAKHEFDFFEVVSVQGGEEVYPNLKDLGF, encoded by the coding sequence ATGAAAAACAAAAAGCTTATTCTGATTCTTGCCGCTGTGTTGGTTGTTGTTGTAGCAGCTGTTTTCTTGTTGAACACGCAACGGGCGGCGAAACCCTCCACATTTAAACTGGGTATCCTGTTGCCGTACACCGGTACTTTTGCCGCGGTTGCGAAAACCCAACAACAGGGGGTCCTCCTGGCTGTCGAACAGCGGAATGCTGAGGGCGGTTTGAATATGCCTTGGGGTAAAGTGAAGATCGAATACGAAGATATGGACGATGAAGCTAACATCAACACCGGTGTTAGAAGATTCAGATATCTCCGTGACCAAGGCGCCCATGCCGTGGTCGGTCAGACTTGGGCGGCCGTGTCGTTGGCCATTAACGAGCTCTGCATCAGAGATCCCTATCCCTACTTCCCGGTGAACGTGGCGCCGTTGGATTCCTACCGCAAAGGTAAGATGGGTGACTGCACCTACGCTGCCGGTTACACTCCCTGGACCGTTGGCTACATGGCCGGTAAAGCCGCCATCACCGACCTTGGGAAAAAACGCATCTTTTACCTTGGCCGTTCCGACTCTTGGGGTTGGGACATCCGGGATGGCCTGGCTGCCGCAGCTAAGAAGTACGGCGGCGAGATCATTGGCCAACTTGAAGTGGCCCAGGGGACCAGCGATTTCACGACCGTGCTTGAGCAAGTACGGGCCGCGAAACCGGACGTCTTCATCTCGGCACAGTTTGGCGGGGACGCCATCTCCCTGTTGAAACAGTGCTATGACATGGGTCTCAACAAAGAAATGACCATCTTCAACAGCTTCCTGACCAACGTGGTGGCCCAAGGGTTGCCGCTGGAAGCCAGAGAGAACATCTATGGGATGCACTTCTTCTACTATGATCTGACTGGCTTTGAAGATGCCGAGACGGTGAAACTGGCTGCCGAATACAGCAAGGCGTTCATGGACAAGTGGGGTACCCCGCCGGATGCCTATGCCACCATCGCTTATATCGCTGTCCAACAGCTGTTTGACGCGGTGGAGAAAGCCGGTAGCTTTGACCAGGCTGACATCAGAAGAGCCATTGAACAAAACCCCGAGTTTATGTCGGTTAAAGGGCCCGCTTACTGGCGGGAAGACCACCAGGCTGTTTATGAATACGCCGGGTTCCTCGTCCGTGGTAAAGGACGGAACGAAGCCAAGCACGAATTTGACTTCTTTGAAGTCGTTTCGGTGCAAGGCGGCGAAGAGGTCTATCCGAACCTGAAAGACTTGGGATTCTAA
- a CDS encoding ABC transporter ATP-binding protein has protein sequence MNSNSEMIIQAQNITKRFGGMVAVNNVTFGLKKNEVAGLIGANGAGKTTFFNILTGNYFPEEGKVYYKGEDITDLTPESRVDLGIMRTFQLASTFDNLKVIDNMRLAFYRANNRASLRNIFFTRIDRIVSEKIDECLETFGLTKMADRLTGNLSLGEKRILEIAMSIVTDPEVLLLDEPFAGLSDGEINECLDVLRQQVGKKTILIVEHKISKIENLVQTVGVMVEGVMIAAGETKATLNSERVRQEYWKTAQDDCY, from the coding sequence ATGAACAGCAATTCTGAAATGATCATTCAGGCGCAAAACATCACCAAACGTTTTGGCGGTATGGTTGCGGTCAACAATGTAACTTTCGGCCTTAAAAAGAACGAGGTTGCCGGTTTGATCGGGGCCAACGGGGCCGGGAAAACCACCTTCTTTAACATTTTGACGGGTAACTATTTCCCGGAGGAAGGAAAGGTTTATTATAAAGGCGAGGACATTACCGATCTTACTCCGGAAAGCCGGGTTGACCTCGGGATTATGCGGACGTTCCAATTAGCCTCGACCTTTGACAATCTTAAAGTCATCGACAATATGCGCCTTGCCTTCTACCGGGCCAATAACAGAGCGAGCCTGCGCAATATCTTTTTCACCCGGATCGACCGGATTGTTTCCGAGAAGATTGATGAGTGTCTGGAGACCTTTGGACTGACGAAGATGGCCGACCGGTTAACCGGGAACCTTTCGTTGGGGGAAAAACGGATCCTGGAGATCGCCATGTCGATCGTGACCGATCCGGAAGTGTTGCTCCTGGACGAACCCTTTGCCGGGTTAAGTGACGGGGAGATTAATGAATGTCTGGATGTCCTCCGGCAACAGGTGGGGAAGAAGACCATTCTTATTGTGGAGCATAAGATCTCCAAAATCGAGAATTTAGTGCAGACCGTTGGCGTCATGGTCGAGGGAGTAATGATTGCGGCCGGCGAAACCAAAGCAACCTTAAATAGCGAACGGGTCCGTCAAGAATACTGGAAGACGGCTCAGGATGATTGTTATTAA
- a CDS encoding ABC transporter ATP-binding protein, producing the protein MGMPNIVEVKNLNAAYGQSKVLFDINLYIKPNERVAIVGRNGAGKTTLQKCIASLLHPTSGSVIYNGTELVGKQPYEVARMGLKYIDQDKHVFLDLTVRENLELSSYATGDYDWDKVFKHFPKLKILIDRKGAYLSGGERQMLMIGRAILGDPKVLLIDEPTEGLAPSIVDDLVTTFHELSKNCAIMTVGQNLSFVSRVAERVYAMKEGRLVAEVTDKADIKNNAYCEYL; encoded by the coding sequence ATGGGTATGCCGAATATTGTTGAAGTCAAAAATCTCAACGCCGCATATGGTCAGTCCAAAGTACTTTTTGACATCAATCTGTATATTAAACCCAACGAGCGGGTGGCCATTGTCGGCCGCAACGGTGCCGGGAAAACAACTCTGCAAAAATGCATCGCCAGTTTGCTTCACCCGACGAGTGGTTCCGTCATTTACAACGGAACGGAACTGGTGGGGAAACAACCCTACGAGGTAGCCCGGATGGGGCTGAAATATATCGACCAAGATAAGCACGTTTTTCTCGATTTGACGGTCCGCGAAAACCTGGAGCTCTCCAGTTACGCCACGGGCGACTACGATTGGGATAAAGTCTTTAAACACTTTCCGAAACTGAAGATCCTGATCGACCGGAAAGGGGCGTACTTGAGCGGGGGCGAACGGCAGATGTTGATGATTGGCCGGGCGATCCTCGGTGATCCCAAGGTGCTTCTCATTGACGAACCGACCGAAGGACTTGCCCCCAGTATCGTGGACGATCTTGTTACTACCTTCCATGAACTCAGCAAGAACTGCGCGATTATGACCGTCGGTCAGAACCTCTCTTTTGTTTCCCGCGTAGCCGAGCGTGTTTACGCAATGAAGGAAGGAAGGTTGGTGGCCGAGGTTACCGACAAAGCCGACATTAAGAACAACGCCTACTGCGAATACCTGTAA
- a CDS encoding branched-chain amino acid ABC transporter permease — translation MKRFLNSWTGIIITFALLYALRGILPAAFLTEVVIFSIYAMGCSFLIGRLGLTSFGQPAFLAFGAYGAGVYLYYFGHNSFVAILVGILASLVLNMLVGSFMVRLNSSYFTLCNQAFCVVTFFIFQKALVKWTFGDNGLLLISRMKPTPFIDLTTPKGIYLFAFLVAVAVWLFYYYLMKKSVFGATCLCVKDNELKLRFLGYKTFNIKWLAFVIANTTAGLAGAIYTVYFCMVNANISNVNTASEAVAISMLGGAGTLFGPLVGSFLFIGLKDIASRFISHWEVLVGLLLIIVMLAGEKGIVGTLEGYFEKMKANSSSSTTALTKEGGL, via the coding sequence ATGAAACGGTTCTTGAATAGCTGGACGGGGATAATTATTACCTTTGCTCTCCTATATGCTCTGCGGGGCATTTTACCAGCTGCTTTCTTGACGGAAGTGGTCATCTTCAGTATTTATGCCATGGGTTGCAGCTTTTTGATTGGACGTCTTGGACTCACTTCCTTTGGGCAGCCGGCTTTTCTAGCCTTTGGCGCTTACGGCGCCGGTGTCTACCTTTACTATTTTGGTCACAATTCGTTCGTCGCCATTTTAGTGGGGATCCTGGCCAGTCTGGTCCTGAATATGCTGGTGGGTTCGTTTATGGTCCGTTTAAACAGCTCCTATTTCACCCTTTGTAACCAGGCTTTTTGTGTGGTCACCTTCTTCATTTTCCAAAAAGCCCTTGTGAAATGGACGTTCGGTGATAACGGGTTACTCCTGATCAGCCGGATGAAGCCGACTCCCTTTATTGACCTGACGACGCCAAAAGGGATCTACCTGTTTGCGTTCTTGGTGGCGGTGGCCGTCTGGCTCTTCTACTACTATTTAATGAAAAAATCGGTCTTTGGCGCCACTTGTTTGTGCGTTAAAGACAACGAACTGAAACTGCGCTTTTTGGGCTATAAAACCTTTAATATTAAATGGTTGGCCTTTGTGATCGCCAACACCACGGCCGGACTGGCCGGAGCAATCTACACCGTCTACTTTTGTATGGTTAACGCGAACATTTCCAACGTCAATACGGCTTCGGAAGCGGTGGCCATTTCAATGCTGGGGGGTGCCGGGACGTTATTCGGTCCCTTGGTCGGTTCCTTCCTCTTTATTGGTCTCAAGGACATTGCCAGCCGGTTTATTAGCCACTGGGAAGTGTTGGTCGGGCTGCTTTTGATCATTGTGATGCTGGCTGGAGAAAAAGGGATTGTCGGCACGTTGGAGGGGTATTTTGAAAAGATGAAAGCAAACAGTTCCTCTTCCACAACGGCGCTGACTAAAGAAGGGGGATTATGA